The following proteins are encoded in a genomic region of Flammeovirga pectinis:
- a CDS encoding acyl-CoA thioesterase, producing MEERIRRTVTKQCKVIFPNTLNANNTLFGGEAMKWMDEVAYITATRFTRQKMFTLKTEDIKFLKTIAPNSIVEVIGRVEKADPIKLRVVLEMYAEDMFSDTREKVMESVFIFVALNDNNKPVRIDYSRFEREFALA from the coding sequence ATGGAAGAGAGAATAAGAAGAACGGTTACAAAGCAATGTAAGGTGATTTTTCCTAATACATTGAACGCTAATAATACTTTATTTGGCGGAGAAGCTATGAAATGGATGGACGAAGTAGCGTATATAACAGCAACGAGGTTCACGAGGCAGAAAATGTTTACTTTAAAAACGGAAGATATTAAGTTTTTAAAAACGATTGCACCAAATAGCATAGTAGAAGTAATTGGTAGGGTAGAAAAAGCCGATCCTATTAAATTGCGTGTGGTATTAGAAATGTACGCAGAAGATATGTTTTCTGATACTAGAGAAAAAGTAATGGAAAGCGTATTTATTTTTGTAGCGTTAAATGATAATAATAAGCCTGTAAGAATTGATTACAGTAGGTTCGAAAGAGAATTTGCCTTGGCTTAA